A single Triticum dicoccoides isolate Atlit2015 ecotype Zavitan chromosome 2A, WEW_v2.0, whole genome shotgun sequence DNA region contains:
- the LOC119357807 gene encoding 18.8 kDa class V heat shock protein-like: MAVKDDRGRCTGAYGGGANDWRCLYSSPPAPSSRPPNRVNWDETGAAHIYSADLPGVKKEEIRVEIEDGRYLVIRTELDAGDAEVHGRRGSFARKFRLPGMVNTDGITTDYARGVLTVTVPRMHTRAQPVVNLIGLGPACDPVARAA, translated from the exons ATGGCGGTGAAGGACGACCGGGGAAGATGCACCGGAGCGTACGGTGGTGGG GCCAACGACTGGAGATGCCTTTACTCTTCGCCTCCCGCTCCGTCGTCACGGCCGCCCAACCGCGTCAACTGGGATGAGACCGGCGCCGCGCATATCTACTCCGCCGACCTCCCCG GCGTGAAGAAGGAGGAGATCAGGGTGGAGATTGAGGACGGGAGGTACCTCGTCATACGCACCGAGCTGGACGCTGGTGACGCGGAAGTCCACGGCCGCCGAGGCAGTTTCGCAAGGAAGTTCCGGCTGCCGGGGATGGTGAACACCGACGGCATCACGACCGACTACGCCCGCGGCGTACTGACCGTGACAGTGCCCAGGATGCACACCCGGGCCCAGCCCGTGGTCAATCTCATCGGGCTTGGTCCTGCCTGCGACCCCGTGGCCAGAGCAGCTTAA
- the LOC119354309 gene encoding polyadenylate-binding protein RBP45-like isoform X1 — protein MQPTYQPPMNGQHAPQPQASGAPPPPLQQPPPPQQYYQAPPQYYQQGPPPAMWGHPQQHMPPQYAPPPPQYAPQPPQQYAPPPQHYAPPPPQYGAQMAGGPPSGGEDIRSLWIGDLQYWMDETYLYNAFAPVGPQQVTSVKIIRNKHTGQPEGYGFIEFQSRAAAEYALGTFNGQMMPNVEQVFKLNWASCSAGDKRGDDGSDHTIFVGDLAADVTDAMLEEIFKATYPSVKGANVVTDRATGRSKGYGFVRFGDLNEQTRAMTEMNGVPLSTRQMRIGPAANKKNIGTQQTYSTNAGYQSSQVNEAANDPNNTTIFVGGLDSNIDENYLRQVFTPYGEVGYVKIPVGKRCGFVQFTSRACAEQAISALNGSQIGSSNVRLSWGRSQNKQPPQQDANQGNGNSYYGYQQGPDAYYGAPNAQDPSMQNYGYSGYGSYEQQQQPSQQQQPPQQQPPQQQQQQPPQQ, from the exons ATGCAGCCAACATACCAGCCGCCAATGAACGGCCAGCACGCGCCTCAGCCGCAGGCCTCTGGGGCTCCGCCGCCTCCTCTGCAGCAGCCCCCCCCGCCGCAGCAGTACTACCAGGCGCCGCCGCAGTACTACCAGCAGGGACCCCCGCCGGCTATGTGGGGCCATCCGCAGCAGCATATGCCTCCGCAGTacgcgcccccgccgccgcagTACGCGCCTCAGCCTCCTCAGCAGTACGCGCCGCCGCCGCAGCattacgcgccgccgccgccgcagtacGGAGCGCAGATGGCTGGCGGGCCGCCTTCCGGAGGCGAGGATATCAGGTCGCTGTGGATCGGAGATCTCCAGTACTGGATGGATGAGACCTACCTCTACAACGCCTTTGCTCCTGTGGGGCCGCAGCAG GTCACCTCAGTGAAAATCATCCGCAACAAACATACTGGGCAGCCCGAGGGTTATGGTTTTATTGAATTTCAATCTCGAGCTGCTGCGGAATATGCTCTGGGGACCTTTAATGGGCAGATGATGCCTAATGTTGAACAAGTTTTTAAGCTAAACTGGGCTTCTTGTAGTGCTGGTGACAAGCGGGGTGACGATGGTTCTGATCACACAATATTTGTTGGTGATTTGGCTGCTGATGTTACTGACGCCATGTTGGAAGAGATATTCAAAGCCACCTACCCATCAGTTAAAGGTGCTAATGTTGTTACTGACAGGGCCACTGGTCGCTCCAAAGGATATGGTTTTGTACGCTTTGGAGATCTAAATGAGCAGACACGTGCTATGACTGAGATGAATGGAGTGCCATTGTCTACAAGACAAATGAGGATTGGGCCTGCAGCTAACAAGAAGAATATAGGTACTCAGCAGACATATTCAACTAATG CAGGGTACCAGAGCTCTCAAGTAAATGAGGCGGCGAATGATCCCAACAATACTACA ATCTTTGTGGGCGGGTTAGATTCCAATATAGATGAGAACTATCTAAGGCAAGTTTTTACTCCATATGGCGAAGTTGGTTATGTGAAGATTCCTGTAGGCAAGCGTTGTGGATTTGTCCAATTTACCAGCAG GGCGTGCGCTGAGCAGGCCATCAGTGCGCTGAATGGGTCTCAGATTGGTAGTTCCAATGTTCGCCTTTCATGGGGCCGTAGCCAAAACAAACAG CCTCCCCAGCAGGATGCAAACCAGGGTAATGGCAACAGCTACTATGGATATCAACAGGGTCCTGATGCATACTATGGTGCACCCAATGCGCAAGATCCTAGCATGCAAAACTATGGATACTCTGGTTATGGCAGTTACGAGCAGCAACAGCAGCCATCTCAGCAGCAGCAACCTCCACAGCAGCAGCCAccacagcagcaacagcagcagccccCACAGCAG TGA
- the LOC119354309 gene encoding polyadenylate-binding protein RBP45-like isoform X2 — protein MQPTYQPPMNGQHAPQPQASGAPPPPLQQPPPPQQYYQAPPQYYQQGPPPAMWGHPQQHMPPQYAPPPPQYAPQPPQQYAPPPQHYAPPPPQYGAQMAGGPPSGGEDIRSLWIGDLQYWMDETYLYNAFAPVGPQQVTSVKIIRNKHTGQPEGYGFIEFQSRAAAEYALGTFNGQMMPNVEQVFKLNWASCSAGDKRGDDGSDHTIFVGDLAADVTDAMLEEIFKATYPSVKGANVVTDRATGRSKGYGFVRFGDLNEQTRAMTEMNGVPLSTRQMRIGPAANKKNIGTQQTYSTNGYQSSQVNEAANDPNNTTIFVGGLDSNIDENYLRQVFTPYGEVGYVKIPVGKRCGFVQFTSRACAEQAISALNGSQIGSSNVRLSWGRSQNKQPPQQDANQGNGNSYYGYQQGPDAYYGAPNAQDPSMQNYGYSGYGSYEQQQQPSQQQQPPQQQPPQQQQQQPPQQ, from the exons ATGCAGCCAACATACCAGCCGCCAATGAACGGCCAGCACGCGCCTCAGCCGCAGGCCTCTGGGGCTCCGCCGCCTCCTCTGCAGCAGCCCCCCCCGCCGCAGCAGTACTACCAGGCGCCGCCGCAGTACTACCAGCAGGGACCCCCGCCGGCTATGTGGGGCCATCCGCAGCAGCATATGCCTCCGCAGTacgcgcccccgccgccgcagTACGCGCCTCAGCCTCCTCAGCAGTACGCGCCGCCGCCGCAGCattacgcgccgccgccgccgcagtacGGAGCGCAGATGGCTGGCGGGCCGCCTTCCGGAGGCGAGGATATCAGGTCGCTGTGGATCGGAGATCTCCAGTACTGGATGGATGAGACCTACCTCTACAACGCCTTTGCTCCTGTGGGGCCGCAGCAG GTCACCTCAGTGAAAATCATCCGCAACAAACATACTGGGCAGCCCGAGGGTTATGGTTTTATTGAATTTCAATCTCGAGCTGCTGCGGAATATGCTCTGGGGACCTTTAATGGGCAGATGATGCCTAATGTTGAACAAGTTTTTAAGCTAAACTGGGCTTCTTGTAGTGCTGGTGACAAGCGGGGTGACGATGGTTCTGATCACACAATATTTGTTGGTGATTTGGCTGCTGATGTTACTGACGCCATGTTGGAAGAGATATTCAAAGCCACCTACCCATCAGTTAAAGGTGCTAATGTTGTTACTGACAGGGCCACTGGTCGCTCCAAAGGATATGGTTTTGTACGCTTTGGAGATCTAAATGAGCAGACACGTGCTATGACTGAGATGAATGGAGTGCCATTGTCTACAAGACAAATGAGGATTGGGCCTGCAGCTAACAAGAAGAATATAGGTACTCAGCAGACATATTCAACTAATG GGTACCAGAGCTCTCAAGTAAATGAGGCGGCGAATGATCCCAACAATACTACA ATCTTTGTGGGCGGGTTAGATTCCAATATAGATGAGAACTATCTAAGGCAAGTTTTTACTCCATATGGCGAAGTTGGTTATGTGAAGATTCCTGTAGGCAAGCGTTGTGGATTTGTCCAATTTACCAGCAG GGCGTGCGCTGAGCAGGCCATCAGTGCGCTGAATGGGTCTCAGATTGGTAGTTCCAATGTTCGCCTTTCATGGGGCCGTAGCCAAAACAAACAG CCTCCCCAGCAGGATGCAAACCAGGGTAATGGCAACAGCTACTATGGATATCAACAGGGTCCTGATGCATACTATGGTGCACCCAATGCGCAAGATCCTAGCATGCAAAACTATGGATACTCTGGTTATGGCAGTTACGAGCAGCAACAGCAGCCATCTCAGCAGCAGCAACCTCCACAGCAGCAGCCAccacagcagcaacagcagcagccccCACAGCAG TGA